The Candidatus Hydrogenedentota bacterium DNA segment CGCGCGGCGATCTCTTCGCGGGTCGGGACGTGTACGGCGCCTTCCCAATCGGTGCGCGGAATGGACTTGCCCAATTCGCGTTCGATGGACCCGAGGGTCATGTGGTCTTCGGGGCAGACGAAGGTGATGGCATCGCCTTCGGCGCTTGCACGCGCGGTGCGTCCGATGCGATGCACGTAATCGTCGTGACAATTCGGGATGTCAAAGTTGACGACGTGCGTGATGCCCTGCACGTCGAGTCCGCGCGCCGCGACATCGGTGGCTACGAGCACAGTGTAGCGTCCGCGGCGGAAACCGTCGATGGCTTGCTGGCGCTGGCGCTGTGAACGGCCGCCGTGAATGGCTTGCGCGCGGAAGCCTTCCAGATAGAGCTGTTTCGCGACTTTGTCGGTCGAGTGTTTCGTGCGCACGAAGACCAGCGCAGAACGCACTTCCGGTTCGCGCAGGATTTTCGCCAGGAGATCCATTTTGCCGGACGACACCACGGTGTAGATGCCCTGACGCACGGCGTCGGCGGGTTTCGCGATGGCGCCGATGGTGATGCGCACGGGATCGTGCTGCAAGTCGGCGGCCAGTCCCTTGATTTCATCGGGCAGCGTCGCCGAGAACAGCAGCGTCTGGCGTTCCTTGGGCACGGCGCTCATGATGCGTTGGATAGCGGGCAGGAAGCCCATGTCGAGCATGCGGTCGGCCTCGTCAAGGACGAGCACCGAGAGCTTGTCGAAGCGGACATTGCCGCGTTCCATGTGATCGATCAGGCGGCCGGGGGTCGCTACGATGACCGTGGTGCCGCGGCGAAGCGCGTGAACCTGAGGTTCCATGC contains these protein-coding regions:
- a CDS encoding DEAD/DEAH box helicase; this encodes MSFGDLSIDPRFLKVLNTQKITEPTPVQAQTIPPALEGRDVLGIAQTGTGKTLAFSLPALTRLAQSNVRGTRMLVLTPTRELAQQVNSVIERFGRVAGLQSACVYGGVGMEPQVHALRRGTTVIVATPGRLIDHMERGNVRFDKLSVLVLDEADRMLDMGFLPAIQRIMSAVPKERQTLLFSATLPDEIKGLAADLQHDPVRITIGAIAKPADAVRQGIYTVVSSGKMDLLAKILREPEVRSALVFVRTKHSTDKVAKQLYLEGFRAQAIHGGRSQRQRQQAIDGFRRGRYTVLVATDVAARGLDVQGITHVVNFDIPNCHDDYVHRIGRTARASAEGDAITFVCPEDHMTLGSIERELGKSIPRTDWEGAVHVPTREEIAARNAQRRSPRHGGGYRGGSSGRPRNNGRPQNGGGGRYGRNASANRGKQGQSRPAR